A window of Terriglobia bacterium genomic DNA:
ATGGGTGGTCGCCTCCAGGCATCCATCGTATACTGGGGCTATGTCGGTTGTGCGCAATATCGCGGCGATTGCCAAGGGGATGAGCATCACCTTCGGGGAGATGCTGCAACCCACAACAGTTGAGAATTATCCCGACGGCAAGGGCCCGATGCGGGGAGCCATTTTTGAGCAGCGCTTCCGCGGTGGACATGTCTTGCAGCGCGATGAGAACGGCCTGGAAAAATGTGTGGCCTGCTTTTTGTGCGCGGCAGCCTGCCCGGCAAACTGTATTTATATCGAAGCGGCAGAGAACACCGAGGAGCAGCGGATTTCGTCGTCGGAGCGGTATGCGAAGGTCTACAACATCGACTACAACCGCTGCATCTTCTGCGGCTACTGCGTCGAGGCCTGCCCGACCGACGCAATAACCCACGGCCACGGTTTCGAACTGGCAACGATGAATGCCACGAACCTGATCTATCGCAAGGAGCAATTGCTGTCGAATGCCCCTGCGCACCTCGGCAACAACCAGCGCTTCAACGTCATGGACGTCGAAAAGTTCGAGCAGGAACACCGCTAAGACACAAAGTTCAAGGGAGGAAACAAAGCCAAACGCGGATTACGCGGATTCTCGCGGATCAAAACTTAGAGCTTTCGGTGTATTTGTTTCTATCCGCGTCCATCTGCGAAAATCCGCGGTTCGCGGTTCTCTTGCACCGCGCACCTCATCCGTCATTTCCCGAACTCCACTCCCGCCCTGTAAAATCAAACTATCTCAATTCCGGCTGCAGCCAGTGTGAGCGCGGCACGGAGGTGCGTTTTCCCGGTGAAGAGCTTCCTCGAGAGCGTGGCCGAACGGGTCGTCATTTATGACGGCGCGATGGGCACCAACATTCAGTTTCGTAATCCCTCCCCCGACGATTTCTGGGGCAAAGAGGGCTGCAATGAACTCCTCGTCCTCAGCCGCCCCGACATCATCAGCGACATTCACTCCGCATTCTTCACAGTCGGCTGCGATGTCGTCGAAACGAATACTTTCGGATCGACGCGAATTGTCCTCGCCGAATATCAACTCGAGGACAAAGTTGCCGAACTGAACCTCGCCGCGGCCAAACTGGCAAAGAAAGTCGCCACCGATTTTTCGACGCCCGACCGCCCGCGCTACGTCGCCGGTTCCATTGGCCCAACGACCAAGCTGCCCTCGCTAGGACACATCAGTTTCGACAACATGTCCGCAGCGTATCTCGAACAGGTCCTGGCGCTGATCGAGGGCGGGGTCGACGTGCTGCTCATCGAAACATCACAGGACATCCTGCAAACCAAGGCAGCGCTTGTTGCGGCTTTCGAGGGCCGCAAGCGGACAGGGAAAGAGGTCCCGATACAAGTTCAAGTAACGCTTGAGGCCACTGGGACCATGCTCCTCGGTACCGAAATCGGCGCTGCTCTGACCACCCTCGAAGTGTTCGACGTCGACGCAATCGGACTGAATTGTGCTACCGGACCGGCCGAGATGAACGACGCCGTCCGCTACCTGAGCGTCAACTCCCCGAAGCACGTTTCGGTTCTACCCAACGCCGGCCTACCGCAAAACGAAGGCGGCCGTGCCGTCTACAAGCTTCAACCGCAAGACCTTGCGAATTATCACAAACACTTCGTGCAGGACTACGGTGTTCGCATTGTTGGTGGCTGCTGCGGCACCACGCCTGAGCACCTTAAAGCAGTGGTTGAGGCAGTAAGTGGCATTGAACCAGCGGGTCGCGATGTGAAACTCAACGCTTCCGCAGCGAGCGCCTACAGTTCCGTCCCGCTCGACCTTGAGCCAAAGCCGCTCATCGTCGCAGAAGAGATGAACACGACGACTCGCCTCGAGAACTTCCGCAATCTCGTGCGCTCGGGCAACTATGACGGCATTCTGACGCTTGCAAAAAAACTGGTCAGCGAAGGCTCGCACATGCTCGACCTCTGCTGCGCCGTCGTCGGCGAGGACGAAAAGGCTTACATGTCCTCGGTGCTGGAGAAAATCGCAACGCGCGTACCCGCGCCGATCCTCGTCGACTCGACTGAAGCCGATGTAGTGGAAGAGGCTCTCAAGCGTATCCCCGGCAAGCCGATCATCAACTCCATCAACCTGGAAGACGGCGAAAAACGCACCAGCATCGTTCTGCCGATGGCGAAGAAGTACGGCGCGGCGGTCATCGCGCTCACCATCGACGAAGACGGCATGGCCCTCACCGCTGAGAAGAAACTCGCGATCGCCAAACGCATCTTCGATCTCGCCGTAAACAAGTACGGCATTCGCCCGCAGGACCTGATCTTCGACGCGCTGACGCTCCCGATCTCGACCGGCCAGGAAGACTATCGCACCGCGGGAATCGAAACCCTCGAAGCAATTCGGTGTATCAAGAAGGAACTACCCGAGTGCAAGACGGTTCTTGGCGTCAGCAACATCTCCTTCGGCCTGAACGCTTATGCGCGTCGCGTGTTGAATTCGGTCTTTATGCACGAAGCGGTCGAGCGCGGCCTCGACATCGCCATCGTCAACTACAGCAAGATCTACCCGCTCTACAAGATTCCCGACGCCGAAGTTGAACTCGCGCGCAAGCTCATCTTCGCCGACCGCGCGAACGGCGATCCGCTGCAAATCTACATGGGCCACTTCGACAAGATGAAAGGGCAGCAGCAGGTCGCTCAGACGGCGCACGTTGACTTACTCTCCGTCGAAGACAAGCTGAAATTCTGCATCATCCAGGGCGAAAAGACGATCGGCGACGGCGCCCGGAAGCAGTCGCTTGCTCAGTTACTCGAAGATGCTCTCGTGAACTATTCGCCGCTGGAACTGATCAACAACGTCCTGCTTGACGGGATGCGCACGGTGGGTGACCTCTTCGGCGCGCGCAAGATGCAGTTGCCTTCCGTCCTCGATTCCGCTGGCGTTATGAAAGCCGCCGTTGCCTATCTCGAGCCCAAGATGGAAAAAGTCGAAGGGTCGCAGAAGGGAACGCTCGTTCTCGCCACCGTAAAAGGTGACGTGCACGACATCGGCAAAAACCTCGTCGACATCATTCTGAGCAACAACGGCTACAAGGTCGTGAACCTCGGCATCAAGCAGCCGGCCAACACCATAATCGATGCCGCCATCGAGCACAAAGCCGACGCGATTGGGTTGAGCGGTCTGCTCGTGAAATCGACGCTCGAGATGAAATATGTCATCCAGGACCTGGAATTGAAAAAGCTCGACTTCCCGGTTATCTGCGGAGGAGCTGCTTTGACGCGCAAGTACGTCGAGGACGATCTCCGGCGGGAGTACTCATCGGCGGTCTTCTACGCTGACGACGCCTTCAGCGGGCTGCATTACATGGAGTCGCTCGTAGGCGAGGAGCGAGCCGCGGCAGTCGAACAGGGAAGAGTGGTAAAGGAATTCGCACGAGCCGCTGTGGCTACCGGCGAGAACACGGACACGACTCCGAGCGCGGTCGTTCACCCGGCGCCCGACATTCCTCAGCCACCGTTCTGGGGTGTGCGCGTGCGCCGCGATTTCGATTTGCGCACGCTCTTCCAGTACATCAACGAAACCGCCTTGTTCAAGAATCAGTGGCAGCTCAAGACGGCTTCGCAGCAGGATTATGGCCGCATTGTTGAGGAGAAGTACCGCCCCATCCTGAATGGCCTCGAAGAAGAAGTGATGCGCGAGGGTTGGTTTGAGCCGAAGGTCGTGTATGGCTTCTTCCCGTGCCAAAGTGGAGGCAACGACATCATTGTCTACGAACCGGTGCAGGGCTTGCGCGCCGGATCGCAGGCACCCGCCGGTTTGAAAGAGATTCAGCGCTTCACCTTCCCACGCCAGCGCGAAGGCCGCAAACTCTGCATTTCTGACTTTTTCCTTCCGAAATCCTCTGGCCGCCTGGACGTCCTCGGCCTGTCCGTAGTTACAATCGGCGAGCGAGCCTCACACGAAACCCAAAAGCTTTTCGAAGGCGGCGAGTATACGAAGTATTTATACCTGCATGGCCTCAGCGTGGAAACCGCCGAAGCGCTCGCCGAGTACATGCACAAGGTTGTTCGCGAAGAGATGGGTATAGGAAATGAGGATGCCGAGCGCACCAGCGATCTCTTCCACCAGAAGTATCGTGGCTCGCGATACTCGTTCGGCTACCCGGCGTGCCCGAACCTCGAAGACCAGACGAAACTATTCGCGCTGCTCAAGCCTGAAGAGGCAATCGGCGTGCGACTGACAACCGGGTTCCTGTTAGAACCAGAGCAGAGCACGAGCGCGATAGTCGTGCACCATCCAATGGCAAAATATTTTGTGGCCTAAGGTCCCGTGAGGCGTACGGATAGATATTCCAGGCATACTGATCGAGGGATATGGAATGCAGTCTTGCTCGGTGCAGATCCGCGAGTGCAGGCTTTCGGATGCCGAAAGTATCGCGCAGCTCAGCGCACAGCTCGGTTACCCCGTTCCCGCCGACGAGATGGAGCGCCGACTGCGGCATGTTACTGATGATCCCGGCCACGGCGTTCTTGTGGCTTGTATCGAGGACAGCCAAGTTGTCGGCTGGATCGACGTCGGGATTGTCTTCCATCTGCAGTCCGGCGCCTACTGTGAGATCGGCGGACTTGTCGTCGCGGAATCGGTTCGCAGCAACGGAATTGGCAGGGAACTGGTTGCCGCGGGGGAACGATGGGCCGCCTCGCGCGCTGTGAAGAAGGTGCTGGTGCGCTCCAATGCTATTCGCGCCGACGCGCATCGATTCTATCTTCGCGAAGACTACACGATGGTGAAGACGTCAGCGGTATTCGAGAAGCGCTTGTAATGTCGTTAAAGATGCAGCAGCACAGGAACACGCAATAACTCATCCAAGTTTTGCGCGTCTTGATGCTCGGTGATAGGAGCTACAGCGGAAATATTTTTCTGGCGGAGAGGGAGGGATTCGAACCCCCGATACCCGTTAAGGTATGTCCGCTTTCGAGGCGGATCGTTTCAACCAGCTCACGCACCTCTCCGCAGAGGAAGCTGCTGGTCCTGTTTTTCAGTTTAGCAAACTCCTGCCTGTGCGCGCTACGACGAGCGCCAATCTCGACACCGCTAAAATGTCGAATGACGAACGTCAAGAAGAAGAATAAAAAGCAAGAAACAAGCAGCTCATTCGTCAATCCGACATTCGTCATTCGTCAATGGCTTTCGCTCACGCCGTTTTCGCCATCGTCGCCATCCGCCGCTCCATCTCCTGTTTTGTGACTTCTTCCTTGTGAGTCGAGATCGTCCAGCGATGCCCGAACGGATCGAGGAACGTGCCCGTGCGATCGCCATAGAACTGGTCTTCGACTGGGCGTTCCGTCTTGATTCCGGCTGCGAGTGCTTGCGCCGCCACCTTGTCCACATCCTCCACGTAGATCATCAGGCCGACCGGCGTAGCGCCATCCGGCGGCGGTGCGCTGTACCCCCGCTCCGGGAACGCGTCGGCAAGCATCACCGGCGAGTCGCCAATCTTAATTTCCGCGTGCATGATTTTTCCGCCCGGGCCCTCCATACGGAACAGTTCCTGTGCTCCAAACGCTTTCTTGTAGAAGTCGATCGCTTTAGCCGCGCCATTCACGATCAGGTACGGCGTTACGCTGTGATAGCCCTCGGGAATTGGTTTCACTTTTGCCATGAAGTTCACTCCTTGAATTCGGAAATGACGTTGAGTTTCGATGGGTGAAGTGGTCGGCGACAGGTGGGACATTTTACTTCAGTTAGGGACGCTGCGGCACGGAGCCGCCCTGTTGCATCCGTGTTAATTGTGGAAAACGCACTGGGCGGTTTGTTCGCGCACTGGAACCAGGATCTCGGGATAACAGCTCGGCTCATCATTGCTGCCGTTTTGTCTGGAGCCATTGGGTGGGAGCGCGAGAGGCAGGGACGCTCCGCCGGGCTGCGAACTCACATGCTGGTAGGAGCCGGTGCCGCCCTGTTCATCGCTCTCGTGGGCCTTGCGATCGACACCTTCCCTCAATGAATCCGGAATCCATTTTGACCCGACCAGGGTCATCCAGGGCGTAATCATTGGTATCGGGTTTCTCGGCGCTGGGATCATTTTCGTGGACCGCTCTACAGGCCGGATTCGAGGCCTGACAACGGCGGCCAGCATCTGGATCACAACCGGGATCGGACTAACCGTCGGCTTGGGACGCTATCTGTTGGCGGGCCTGGCAACCGCCCTGATCTTCATCGTGCTGCACACCATGCGCGAGATCGAGCCACATCCAAAGCACGATTCCGAGACTCCGTCCAAGACTAGCCGCCGACCTTTGTGAGTACAACGCTTGTGCCAAGCGAAAGGCGGACCCTTTCAGGTCCGCCCAGTTTAAACTTGAGTTGCTTCAAATCGCTTACAGCTTAGAGAGGCTGAACGTTCTCAGCCTGCCAGCCCTTGGGTCCCTTTACGACGTTGAACTGAACCGCCTGACCTTCCTGGAGGCTGCGGAATCCGTTCGCCTGGATGGCGGAGAAATGGACGAAAACGTCCTCGCCATTCTGGCGGCTGATAAAACCAAAACCCTTAGCGTCGTTGAACCACTTTACAGTTCCTTGTTCCATGTTACTGTTTGTTCCTTTTTTGTTGATCTTTGTTACGAGAGTGAATCGGAAGGACTGTTGCAGGAACTAGCTTGGTAAGCGAGAAGCTGCTGTACGACCGTATTCCCTACGTACAAACATATGATACCAGAACTTTAGCCCGGGGTGGCACGTTCGGGACACGAAATTTCAAGGGTATACTCGATCTCAGTATTCGGCCTTAGCATTCGGTTAAGGCCCCAAAATTGGCAGTTAGCCGATTGCGATATGGCTGGCTATCACCAGGCGTCCGTCGGGAATTAGCTAAGTACCTATTATCCAGCACTTTACCGCCCGCGTCGCTCCCGAAAAAATCTCTGCACCTGCTCCATGCAACGGCCTGCCAGCACCCCTGAGACGACTTCCACACGGTGATTTAGGGCAGGATTGTCCAGCACCTCCATTGTCGAAGTCACCGCACCTGCCTTGGGATCCTCCGCGCCATAAACGAGCCTTCCTATCCGGGCATGCACGATGGCTCCCGCGCACATCGCGCAGGGCTCAACTGTGACGTAGAGATTGCACCCCGTCAGGCGATAGTTCCCAAGTCTCTGCCCGGCCTCTCGCAGCGCCAGGATCTCCGCATGGGCCGTGGGGTCGTTTGAAGTGATAGGCCGGTTGCTGCCGCGCCCAACGATCCTGCCGTCCGTAACGATGACGGCGCCAACCGGAACCTCTCCGGCGGCCTCGGCACGCTGGGCCTCCCGCAGGGCTTCTTCCATCCAGAATTCGTCGGTGTGAGGCGTGTTCATCGTGGACGCAGGACACTTTCATTGTAGCGGGCCCGGGGATTGGCATGGCATTTTTGGGGCAAACCCCGCGCTATTAACTAATCTCTAAACACTAGTCCACCCCTGATCCCTACCGCCGGGGGTTGGGCCGCAGATTGTCAAATCGAACGCCCTACCGGGCAGGATCAATTGGAGGAAGCAGCATGAAGAAAGCAGTATTTGTAACATCGGCGACATTCCTGTTGGCCGCAACTATGGCTATCGCACAGGACCAGTCACCCTCCTCCGGCACGGCTAACACCCAGGACCCGAACGCGACGCAGACTCAGCAGCAACAGCAGCCTGCATCGCCTTCGACAACGACCCCGAGCACTGATCAGCAGTCTCAGACACCGAGCAGCACCGATCAGCAAAGTTCCCAGAGTAGTTCCGCCATGGGTTCCGAATCGGGTTCGCAGACCATCCAGGGTTGCCTTAGCCAGTCGGGTGACCAGTACACGATTTCCGCAAACGGACAGACCTATAACATCACCGGGGATACTTCGCAGTTGAAAGATCACGTGAACCAGACGGTTGCAGTCACCGGGCAGGTAACTCCCGCTTCTGCATCGAGCGAAACTGGTTCCGGTAATGCCACCACAGGCAACAGCTCGAGCATGAACAACAGCACCATCGCTCTGCAGAGCGTCCAGACGGTTTCGTCGACCTGCAGCCAGAACGGCAGCAGCTCGGCAAATCCGGGCATGGCCTCCACCACCACTCCGTCCAGCACTGACCAGGTGGGCGCACAGTCTGCAACTTCGACCAACTCAATGAGTGATCAGTCGGCGACGCAGAGCTCGACTATGCAGAACGGCACGGAATCAGCTCCCGGACAGTCGGTGCAGACTCCGGTAACCAGCCAGACTCCGAGCAGCACCGCTACCACGCCCGAGAGCAATCCACCGTCGAGCAGCACAACGACCACTCAGTCAACCACAACTACCACGACCGAGCCCAACGCCACCGCAGCTCCGTCGTATTCTCAGCCGGTAAGCCCCGACCAGAACGCAACTCAGAACCAGAATGCTACCGAGCAGAATCCTGCAACCAGCACGACTCCCTCGGACACCAATCCGAGCACGGCAACGCCGCCTCAGAGCATGAGCGACAACAGCACTGCGACCCAGTCCGACCAGACTGGTGCCGCTGCAACCACCTCTGACCAGAATGCCGCCAGCAACAGCGCGGTAAGCTCCGATCAGAATGCCAACGCTGCGGACCAGGCCGCTGCGGCCGAGAACAATGGCCAGGCCAGCACCGAGGCCGCGCAGAAAAAGCTGCCGCAGACTGCTTCTCCGCTGCCGTTCCTGGGCCTCCTGGGCATGGGATCGCTAATGGGTGGCGGACTGCTCGCCCGCATTCGCGGCCGTAAATAACCGATACTTTCACCTTGGGACGCTGCCTTCGGGCAGCGTTCTTTCATTGCGGCGAATGTGGTGTTATGCTGCACCCACTCGGGTGAGGACCATGGCGCTTTCCGGAATCGTTCGCAAGATGCTGTTCGTGGACTTGATTAAGGGCTTGGGCGTGACCTTCCGCTACCAGGCTCCCAAGGAAGTCATCACCGAGCAGTATCCGCTCCAGCGGCCGCAAGTGGCCGAGCGATACCGTGGCGCGCCACGTCTCAACGTCAATCCTGACAATGAAGAATCGATGTGCATCGCCTGCGACCTCTGCGCCCTGGCCTGCCCCGAGAACCTCATCGTCGTAGGCAGTGAGCGCAACCCCGTCACCCGCCGCAAAGAGCTAACCCACTTCACTTACGACCTCTCGCGCTGCATGTTTTGCGGCCTCTGCGAAGACGCCTGTCCCACCGACGCGCTCGAACTCACCCAGGATTTTGAACTCGCCGCCTACTCGCGCGAGGGCGCCATCTGGAACCGCGAGCAGTTGGAGAAGGGCCCGGAACCCGTCAAATATCACCGTTAGACTCTCTCCATGTGCCGCTTTTGCTTTCTACTCCGCGTCCTTCGCGGCTTTCTTCCCTAATCCTTTTCGTTCACTAAGTGACGTGCCTCACAGACCGCCTGTTCAGGGCCTCGTTATCCTGTCACCCATCTTTTATCGCGAGGCCGTTTCATGGCTGAAGCCATCCAGACCCCCACCCGTGTGTTGAACCCCACCTTGGCTCAGAAGATCATGTCTGCTGATGAAGCCGCGGCGCTCATTCGCTCCGGCGACCAGATCGGTATGAGTGGCTTTACTGGCTCAGGCTATCCAAAAGAAGTCCCGGTCGCTCTGGCACGCCGTATGGCCGATGCCAATTTCCGAGGCCAGAAATTCCAAGTCAGCGTCTTCACCGGAGCCTCCACGGGGCCTGAACTCGATGGAGCACTTGCGATGGCCGGTGGCGTGCATCTCCGCCTCCCGTACCAGTCAGATCCGGAAACCCGCAAGCGCATCAACGCCGGCGAGATGGAGTATATGGATATCCATCTCAGCCACGTTGCGCAATTCGTTGATTACGGATTCCTTGGCAAACTCGACGTCGCATTGATCGAAGTCGCCGCAATCCTGGAAACAGGCCTGCTCCTGCCGAGTTCGTCGATCGGCAACAACAAGACATGGATCCAGCAGGCCGAGCGTGTCATCCTCGAAGTCAATTCGTGGCAACCCGAGGCTCTGGAGGGCATGCACGACATCTACTACGGTCTGCAACTGCCGCCGAATCGTGGACCCATTCCACTCGTGCACCCCGGACAGCGCATCGGCTCTCCATACCTGGAGGTTTCGCCCGACAAGATCGTCGGCGTTGTGCTCACCAATTCTCCCGACCGCAACAGCCCGTTTAAAGCTCCCGATGAGGCGTCGAAGAAGATTGCCGGACACATCCTCGAATTCCTCAGCTGGGAAGTGAAGAAAGGTCGCATGCCGGAGAATCTTCTTCCGCTGCAATCCGGCGTCGGCAACATCGCCAATGCCGTCCTCTTCGGTCTCGAGGAAGGTCCGTTTGAAAACCTGACCTCATACACGGAAGTCATTCAGGATGGAATGATTCGCCTCCTGAAGTCCGGCAAACTCACCTCCGCTTCGGCGACCGCGTTCTCACTCAGCCCCGAGATGCTGTTGGAAGTGAATGCCAATATGGCCGATTACCGCGATCGCATCGTGTTGCGCCCGCAGGAGATCTCCAATCATCCCGAGATCATTCGCCGCCTCGGCGTGATCGCCATGAATGCCATGATCGAAGCCGACATTTACGGCAATGTTAACTCGACCCATGTGATGGGATCGCGCATCCAGAACGGCATTGGCGGCTCGGGCGACTTTGCTCGCAACGGGTACCTCTCGATCTTCATGGCTCCGTCGATGGCGCAGAAGGGAAGTATCTCCACCATCGTTCCGATGGTCTCTCACGTAGACCACACTGAGCACGACGTGCAAGTTATCGTAACCGAGCAAGGCCTGGCCGATCTCCGAGGGCTCTCCCCACGCCAGCGCGCTCACCTGATTATCGAAAAGTGCGCCCATCCGGACTATAAGTTTTTGCTCGTCGATTACCTGAATCGTGCAGAGCGCCTGTCCTACGGAAAGCACACGCCGCATCTGTTGACGGAATCGCTGGGATGGCACAACCGCTATCTCCGCAATGGCAACATGCGACCGCGGGAAGAGAACTGATATAGCTAACTTCGAAGTCGCACACCGATATTTTTCATTGGAGCATCCGCGGTCGCCAGCTATCGCCCTTCCATTAGGGCAGCTGCTGCGGTGCGCCCGGCATTACTATGTACTTAGGAGCGTTCGGATGAAGCATTCCGTTCGATTTTGCGCCGTTTTTGTCTTCCTGCTTTTCGCGCTTACCGCGCTTGCGCAGCAGCCGGCGGTTCCAAAACCAACAGAAGGTGAATTCACACTTC
This region includes:
- a CDS encoding NADH-quinone oxidoreductase subunit I — translated: MALSGIVRKMLFVDLIKGLGVTFRYQAPKEVITEQYPLQRPQVAERYRGAPRLNVNPDNEESMCIACDLCALACPENLIVVGSERNPVTRRKELTHFTYDLSRCMFCGLCEDACPTDALELTQDFELAAYSREGAIWNREQLEKGPEPVKYHR
- a CDS encoding acetyl-CoA hydrolase/transferase family protein; protein product: MAEAIQTPTRVLNPTLAQKIMSADEAAALIRSGDQIGMSGFTGSGYPKEVPVALARRMADANFRGQKFQVSVFTGASTGPELDGALAMAGGVHLRLPYQSDPETRKRINAGEMEYMDIHLSHVAQFVDYGFLGKLDVALIEVAAILETGLLLPSSSIGNNKTWIQQAERVILEVNSWQPEALEGMHDIYYGLQLPPNRGPIPLVHPGQRIGSPYLEVSPDKIVGVVLTNSPDRNSPFKAPDEASKKIAGHILEFLSWEVKKGRMPENLLPLQSGVGNIANAVLFGLEEGPFENLTSYTEVIQDGMIRLLKSGKLTSASATAFSLSPEMLLEVNANMADYRDRIVLRPQEISNHPEIIRRLGVIAMNAMIEADIYGNVNSTHVMGSRIQNGIGGSGDFARNGYLSIFMAPSMAQKGSISTIVPMVSHVDHTEHDVQVIVTEQGLADLRGLSPRQRAHLIIEKCAHPDYKFLLVDYLNRAERLSYGKHTPHLLTESLGWHNRYLRNGNMRPREEN
- the nuoI gene encoding NADH-quinone oxidoreductase subunit NuoI, giving the protein MSVVRNIAAIAKGMSITFGEMLQPTTVENYPDGKGPMRGAIFEQRFRGGHVLQRDENGLEKCVACFLCAAACPANCIYIEAAENTEEQRISSSERYAKVYNIDYNRCIFCGYCVEACPTDAITHGHGFELATMNATNLIYRKEQLLSNAPAHLGNNQRFNVMDVEKFEQEHR
- a CDS encoding VOC family protein; amino-acid sequence: MAKVKPIPEGYHSVTPYLIVNGAAKAIDFYKKAFGAQELFRMEGPGGKIMHAEIKIGDSPVMLADAFPERGYSAPPPDGATPVGLMIYVEDVDKVAAQALAAGIKTERPVEDQFYGDRTGTFLDPFGHRWTISTHKEEVTKQEMERRMATMAKTA
- the tadA gene encoding tRNA adenosine(34) deaminase TadA, with product MNTPHTDEFWMEEALREAQRAEAAGEVPVGAVIVTDGRIVGRGSNRPITSNDPTAHAEILALREAGQRLGNYRLTGCNLYVTVEPCAMCAGAIVHARIGRLVYGAEDPKAGAVTSTMEVLDNPALNHRVEVVSGVLAGRCMEQVQRFFRERRGR
- a CDS encoding MgtC/SapB family protein, which produces MPPCSSLSWALRSTPSLNESGIHFDPTRVIQGVIIGIGFLGAGIIFVDRSTGRIRGLTTAASIWITTGIGLTVGLGRYLLAGLATALIFIVLHTMREIEPHPKHDSETPSKTSRRPL
- a CDS encoding GNAT family N-acetyltransferase, which codes for MQSCSVQIRECRLSDAESIAQLSAQLGYPVPADEMERRLRHVTDDPGHGVLVACIEDSQVVGWIDVGIVFHLQSGAYCEIGGLVVAESVRSNGIGRELVAAGERWAASRAVKKVLVRSNAIRADAHRFYLREDYTMVKTSAVFEKRL
- the metH gene encoding methionine synthase — encoded protein: MKSFLESVAERVVIYDGAMGTNIQFRNPSPDDFWGKEGCNELLVLSRPDIISDIHSAFFTVGCDVVETNTFGSTRIVLAEYQLEDKVAELNLAAAKLAKKVATDFSTPDRPRYVAGSIGPTTKLPSLGHISFDNMSAAYLEQVLALIEGGVDVLLIETSQDILQTKAALVAAFEGRKRTGKEVPIQVQVTLEATGTMLLGTEIGAALTTLEVFDVDAIGLNCATGPAEMNDAVRYLSVNSPKHVSVLPNAGLPQNEGGRAVYKLQPQDLANYHKHFVQDYGVRIVGGCCGTTPEHLKAVVEAVSGIEPAGRDVKLNASAASAYSSVPLDLEPKPLIVAEEMNTTTRLENFRNLVRSGNYDGILTLAKKLVSEGSHMLDLCCAVVGEDEKAYMSSVLEKIATRVPAPILVDSTEADVVEEALKRIPGKPIINSINLEDGEKRTSIVLPMAKKYGAAVIALTIDEDGMALTAEKKLAIAKRIFDLAVNKYGIRPQDLIFDALTLPISTGQEDYRTAGIETLEAIRCIKKELPECKTVLGVSNISFGLNAYARRVLNSVFMHEAVERGLDIAIVNYSKIYPLYKIPDAEVELARKLIFADRANGDPLQIYMGHFDKMKGQQQVAQTAHVDLLSVEDKLKFCIIQGEKTIGDGARKQSLAQLLEDALVNYSPLELINNVLLDGMRTVGDLFGARKMQLPSVLDSAGVMKAAVAYLEPKMEKVEGSQKGTLVLATVKGDVHDIGKNLVDIILSNNGYKVVNLGIKQPANTIIDAAIEHKADAIGLSGLLVKSTLEMKYVIQDLELKKLDFPVICGGAALTRKYVEDDLRREYSSAVFYADDAFSGLHYMESLVGEERAAAVEQGRVVKEFARAAVATGENTDTTPSAVVHPAPDIPQPPFWGVRVRRDFDLRTLFQYINETALFKNQWQLKTASQQDYGRIVEEKYRPILNGLEEEVMREGWFEPKVVYGFFPCQSGGNDIIVYEPVQGLRAGSQAPAGLKEIQRFTFPRQREGRKLCISDFFLPKSSGRLDVLGLSVVTIGERASHETQKLFEGGEYTKYLYLHGLSVETAEALAEYMHKVVREEMGIGNEDAERTSDLFHQKYRGSRYSFGYPACPNLEDQTKLFALLKPEEAIGVRLTTGFLLEPEQSTSAIVVHHPMAKYFVA
- a CDS encoding cold-shock protein, whose amino-acid sequence is MEQGTVKWFNDAKGFGFISRQNGEDVFVHFSAIQANGFRSLQEGQAVQFNVVKGPKGWQAENVQPL